The window ATCACATCATATTTGAATTCATCGATTAGGTATAATTACATGGATTTTAGCTATGTTTTACTTATAAATAATAGGAACCTGTGCTTTTTATGAAACCTACATCATCATATTTAGAAAACGGAGGCACGATCGAAGTTCCGCCGGCGTTAGAATCGCTAGATCATGAGGTTGAATTAGCGGTTGTTATTAGCAAAAAAGCGCGTGATGTTCCTGAATCAACTGCCATGGATTACATCGGAGGTGATCCGAATTCAATTTTGTAACCTAATTTGATACTCCTTATAAACTAGTAGTTTCTTACACTTTACCTAATTTGAAATGTAATTAAACTAATATATTAGGAATACtataatttagttttattttattatatCATATATGTGGTTTAAACTTTAGACACAGTTTTAACTTGTAGAGGTATATATGAGGATCACCTCCCTTTGTTTATTGATTGAACTTCTCTTATGTTAAAGTACTGAACTAAATATATTTGTGACACTTTTAATAGTTAAGGATAATTAATTGCCAAATATAATTGCTTGATGGTTTGAGTTAGAATGAAATGCAAAATTGGAACTATTGGAGTATGAACTCAATAGCACAGAAAAAAAAAAAGCTTGTTCTTGAATCGGTGTAGAGTCTTTAGACATTTGTTGTGTGTGTAGTTACTTTTCGTTAGGAATGAGAAAGTAAAACAATCGTTGTTTTTCATATTGAAACTGACTTTATAGATTTTATGTACATTTAGTTGCAGACAGATTCTCTTAAGTttgttttatgaactatttgtggTGTGAAATGAGAATAATATTTGTTTTCCCGAATAAGGCAGTAATTGCTAGGAAGAAAAAGGAATCGGTTGAAGAACATTTTGGGTGTGATTTCCCACTACTCTATTCGTAAACACAAATAAAACATGCCCATAAGGTCACCAAAGAAATTATCGTTTATAAAATGATCGACACAGATAAACAGAACAAACGGAGAATTTTCTATAGAGCATAGTCATGATCTCAATGTTGGAAACTTGTTACATTTCAGGCTATGCACTTGCATTGGATATGACTGCAAGGGAAATTCAGGCTTCTGCTAAggtataaattccatttgaagctTTATTGGTATCTAGATTTTTATGTAAATTAATGTCTTGTGTTCTTGTAATATATCTGCTTAAAAATGTCAAACATCACAACTGAAGGTtcaaatatttatttataattatatggGGATTTAATTACTAATTGTTTAGATCCACTGCTTTGATATATGACTGTTTAGTTGAATGTTTTGTTTTGAATCTCAACAATCTATTAAATTATAACAGGACTAAATTATGTGAAAAAGTTAGTTCCTAATTAGCAATGTCTTATGGCATATTTTTATGCCAGTCTGCAGGTCTTCCATGGACCGTTGCTAAAGGACAGGACACTTTCACACCCATTAGCTCCTTGGTAAGAATTGCatatttctgtttttttttttttttttttttttttttttttttgttgttgttgttgttgctgcttaaATTTTTGTTGATTAGGATTCTGCTACGTAATTATAGTAGTTGATGGATAGAAATAAATCTTTTGCAGTTGTCCTTGTCTATGGTGCCAGATCCTCATAGCCTGGAATTATGGTTGAAGGTATAATATGTTTTTAtacattttttatatattaaagtaAGCCTATATAAGTTTATATAGTGGTATCATCGATGTCTAATTTTTGATCAGGTAGATGGAGAAATACGGCAAAAAGGCTCAACTGAGGATATGATATTCAAGATCCCGTTTCTAATTAGTCACATTAGTTCTATGATGACACTTTTAGAAGGCGATGTCATACTAACAGGTACCTTTATAAAGTTTTGTTACTTAGTATTATGATGCTTTGCTTTGTGTCTACTTACTATATCGGCAAACAATATATGGAGTACTGTCAATTCTTTTGACTCCCATGCACACCATTTAAAGACCACATAATCTTAATGATAGTTTATTTTGGTAATTTGAAAATCTCAATATACccctaaaaatgtgactttttgtagCATTGCCAATTGGAATGATTAAATTGGTCTAATATGTGAGCAGGAACCCCAAAGGGTGTTGGTCCAGTTAAAGTTGGACAAAAGATTGAAGCTGGGATTACAGGCCTCTTGGATATGCACTTTGATGTTGGAAGACGTtaaaagaacctatagaaatccaGAGTTGAAACAGGTTTTCATTGCGTTTGGTTGTCTTAATATGGGTTTATTTGTGTAACTTCAACTGCATTGGAATGGTTCTTGAAGCTTTCTCTTGTCGCAAAATCAGTTTGCAGCATTTTAGAATTAGATAATAATGAACCCCATAAATGCTGGAGAATAAGCATAAAGTTGTTTTGAATTAGCTCCACTGTTTTCCTTGATTTGAGATCCGAACAGAATTTATGTAAATTTTTAACCTTTTATGTAATTTAtgcatttcaaaaaatatataaacCGAACAACTAAAATATTTAAAAAGATCAAAATATACTTAAAGTCATGAGGAACTTTTTTCTTTCCTAAACTGTATATAAATTTTAATGTGAAATTAACATCAGAATGAAGTAATTGTTGTTCTTTCTTCTCATTAACTTTAACGGTGcctgaaactgcatatattatagtATGCAGCTAATCACTATTCAAATGTTGGAAAATGGTGCATCTTATTCTTATCTTATTTCATAAGAATAAAACATTATTTTATGCTGGTGAAACTGTAATTGGTTTGAACACACACTTTATGATACTAGTGACTTGTAAGATATTTTGTATACCTAATATTCAGATTAACTAAGTTTGAGGAAGtgtattcaagatatatatattttggtgCACTTAACTTTTCGCGACGTTAATTAGCAGGACAGATAAAATCTGAAGCAGAACCAAATGCATGAACCAAATGTATAGTTTTATTTTGGTTCATATCTGCGCGTTCTTAAAGCAGTGCACACTAGCTCTGCTTGTTATAACGACAAACGTAAATTGAACAAATGAATGCATACGCCAACATAAGCACGTATACATTGATTTTAGAACTTTTGTAGAAACTCAAGTATGTGCTTGTTGATTTCATCAGGCTTCTCTTGATTAATAAAGTGAGCTGCACCTTTCATTAAAACTACATCTTCCAAAAGTGGAACATCACTTTTAAACCCATCACCAAGTATGTATTCCTTGTTAAACATTTCCAGGCACCAGTCTTGATCCCCAATTATGAACTTTGTTGGCACTGTTACTTTTGCACCTTGATATGCTGCACTTATTTCCCAATCCCTACAACCAAATTTaaacaatatatattttttataaaacacatttttctTATGCAACCATCCCAGCTTACTCTAGTGGTTAGGGTTCTGATATTCTTACAAGAGGTCTCATGTTCAAACCTCATTAATAGTATCTTGGGGTGGTTAGGGAAAAGAGTCGGAAACAGTCACGGGCAGTGGCGAACCTATCCTTTGAACAATGGGGTCCGGTGAAACCACCTTTGACTAGTGGGTCCCGTGACACTActagtttgattttttttttttttttttttttttttttttttttttttttggtttttaaaaAGTATACTGTAAATTGTGCAGGACACCACTTAATTTAACTATACGTaagaccccatatatttttaatatatatggtTTTTTAGAGGTACACAACCACTATCAGGATCCTTTGAGTTTTCATTGTAGATTCGCCACTGGTTACGAAATAACCCACAGTAAAAATACTCCTCTTACCCGGTTAGCATGAACACGAAAAAACTTATTCGTTCACCCGTTTACATTAATTTTATGCAGATATTTCAAAATCCTAACAGGTAAGCGGAACTTACACAGGAAGAGCTCGATAATAGTCAACACCACCAGTAATAGTGGTCTTGTCAAGTTGGCTAGCAAAGTAATTAACGTCTTCTTCTGATAACCAAGAGGGCATGATGACAGGTGTATCACCAGGCGAATGTCGAAATCCTACGTCTTTAGATATATACAGCGGTTCAAGGTCTCTGTATGTCAAGAACTTTTTCAAAAATTCTTGAATACTCAATCTAGCTACTCCATTCTCAATAGCTCCAGGTTCCTGCAcaattatatttatttactcaattcattcaataaatatttaattaacaaCAACAAGCATTACTAAAAAAGTTTCAGTTTTTGTCATTTAATGTCTTAAAACATGAATAATTTGACAAGTTTTTGACACCTATAATATACGTGTCACAAAGTTTTTGACACAAAAGCGTCAAAAAGGAAAACTCAATGACACTTAAAGGTTGATTCTTTGGTGTTTCGGCCTTGTTTTCGTTTCTTAGGGTTTGTTTAGATGTTTGATTGTTTGTTTAGCGATTTCTCTCGCTTATTTCTTAGTTAGAGGCTCGGTGATAGATGGTTTTAGTTGGTTTGCTTATGGTTTCTAGGGTCGAGCCTCTTTGCTTTCGCTTTGTATCTTTCGGTTGAGAACGTTTTCAAACGTTTTCGTCTCTATACGTGTTAGCGTTATTTTTGCCAAATAAATTGACACTTAAAGGCGTCTAAAAGTTAATAAAATTTAGAAATTTCACGTCACACTGACACCATATTTTTTCACGCTTCCAACTTACATGTCACATTTTTAAGCGTTAAAAGTTCATTTAAAAACTGTCAAAAACTACAAAGTTTGTTGTAGTGGATCATCTAGCTCTTATACCTGAAATCTAACCATGTAATGATCCTCTCCGTACGCCTTTCTCATGAGCTCAACGACGTTTCCATCTGGGTTCCAGGGAAGAAACGGGACGCTTAAGTTGACCAAAGCTTTGACTCTTTCGGGCCTAAACGTACACAAATTCCAAGCTACAATCGCACCCCAATCATGACCCACAACAAACACTTTTTCACCTTCATTTGTGATGGCATCAAGAAGCCCTATCATGTCAGATACCAAATGGATGATGCTGAACTTGGTGGGGTCATTAACCGGTGCACCAGTTGTTCCACCGTAGCCACGAAGATCTGGTGCCACGGCTCGATAACCATGATCAGCTAAATAAACAATCTGGTGACGCCATGAGTACCAGAGCTCAGGGAAGCCGTGAATGAACAAGACTAACGGACCGTCACCTTTTTCTGCTATGTGAATATTGATCCCATTTGCAATCTGAACTTTCTTGTGTTGAATCCCTTCCATtttattatattttgtattatGAAATTAGGAATGTTAATTAAGTTTGAAGTATATGTAAAAAACATCAGTGCtgcattgtatatatattaatgtttCAAGGTAGGCTGCATCAGCATGCCTACATTGTATTATTGTAATGCATAAGCTATCAGTAACTAATTACAATGATTCTGAAAAATCTCATTTAATTGACTTTTTGACAACAATTTACAGAATTTTACTTAAAAAACACATTTGCTCCCGTGTGGCGGCTAATTAAGTAATAGACTACTTAATATGGTTCCAAAATTAGGGCCGCCAATCTTTCTATATTTGCAAGTGGAGCTGATAGTACCTATTGTTAGAAAACAAATTCCCAAAAACCACACGATTATGTAGTCAAAGGGAATACGCCGCACCTAAAATCATCCCACGTGCTCAgtggcgaaactaggatttttttcaccgggggcaaaaaaaaaattttaaactgtaccaatttttttggacaaaaattgaagattttgggacaaaagttggagattttggggcaaaatttgaaaattttggggcaaaagtttgagaatttggggcaaaatttgaaggttttggggcaaaatatgtatgtTTGgggaaaaaaaaaaatccaccgggggcaaagtcgaaaaatccaaaaattttacactgaaaaaaaaaaattccactggGGGCGGCCACCCCCTGCCCCTTAACACTTTCGCCACTGCACGCGCTGTGATATGATAATCCAGATCATCGTTtctgttggaggttttattgaaatttcgtgtagggtaaaataatcgatagccggataaatcactgaatcgtggtatcactttccgaaagtaattattcgacccttattgcctgggttacacgaatatcactttgggataagacagagattagttcttgttattggcagtaaacaagaactcttttgcataagagtattaaggtgtttttcgtatatcttattctcataaatgatagtccttatttataggcacccaaaaacaagtattattccacgatggagatgtttcactaactaatttcgttttcaaatctaaaacaaatcctttacataaagttatttgttttatttccaacaaccaaatctaggaaatcgttttcaaatgtaaaacaaatcctttacataaagttgtttgttttatttccaacaaccaaatctaggaaatcgttttcaaatctaaaacaaatcatttacataaagtttttgttttatttccacgatggagatgtttcacctagtgcaggaataatacttccgtaatcactcaaatttgtgataatggaaaaccactttcgggtccggacaatctatcacttaatgggtgtacactccgtacctcctaacccatttacaagtgtagattaaatccctcaattacactaaatttccaacaatcctccccaatttagtgcaattcgtttcatgagaattaaacaaatta of the Rutidosis leptorrhynchoides isolate AG116_Rl617_1_P2 chromosome 5, CSIRO_AGI_Rlap_v1, whole genome shotgun sequence genome contains:
- the LOC139850450 gene encoding epoxide hydrolase 3-like; the encoded protein is MEGIQHKKVQIANGINIHIAEKGDGPLVLFIHGFPELWYSWRHQIVYLADHGYRAVAPDLRGYGGTTGAPVNDPTKFSIIHLVSDMIGLLDAITNEGEKVFVVGHDWGAIVAWNLCTFRPERVKALVNLSVPFLPWNPDGNVVELMRKAYGEDHYMVRFQEPGAIENGVARLSIQEFLKKFLTYRDLEPLYISKDVGFRHSPGDTPVIMPSWLSEEDVNYFASQLDKTTITGGVDYYRALPVDWEISAAYQGAKVTVPTKFIIGDQDWCLEMFNKEYILGDGFKSDVPLLEDVVLMKGAAHFINQEKPDEINKHILEFLQKF
- the LOC139847771 gene encoding oxaloacetate tautomerase FAHD1, mitochondrial encodes the protein MDKLLSVGTKIVAVGRNYAAHAKELGNAVPKEPVLFMKPTSSYLENGGTIEVPPALESLDHEVELAVVISKKARDVPESTAMDYIGGYALALDMTAREIQASAKSAGLPWTVAKGQDTFTPISSLLSLSMVPDPHSLELWLKVDGEIRQKGSTEDMIFKIPFLISHISSMMTLLEGDVILTGTPKGVGPVKVGQKIEAGITGLLDMHFDVGRR